The genomic stretch ATCGTGACCCCATTCGGGTCCGATCCGGGTGGGAAGGCAGGCAGCCGGGCGCCCTGGAAGGGAAAGGTCGTCCCGAAATTCAGCGAGGGCGAGGTGGAAGGCCCGGCCAGGCGCACATTGCGCACCGTGCCATCCGGCGCCGCCGTCACGATCACGCGCACCGTGCCATCCTCGCCCAGTGCGATGGCGCGCTGCGGGTAGCTCAGATTCTGGTCCAGCCAGCGGCGGAAGGCCGCCCGCCAATCGGCGCCGACCTGGGCGCCCGTGACCCGGACCGAAGGGTCGGTGCGCGGCCTGCCCTCCAGGAAGCGCGGATCCACCGTCGTGTCGGTGCCGCGCGCCTGGGGCCGGCCGGCCGGGGGGGCGGCGGGGCGGCCCAGCTGCACGCCGCCAGGCGCCCAGATTCCGGGCAGATTGGGCTGGGCCTGCTGCGGGCGCTGGGCCTGTTGCTGTGGCGGGCTGGGTTGGCGCTGCGGTGGCGCGGGCGGCGTTGGCGGGGGCGGCGGCGGCAGGCTTTCGGCCAGCCGGTCCGGAATGCGCAATTCCGTGGGCGGGGTGAAAAGCTCCACGGCACCCGGCAAGGGCGGCAAAGGCGCCTGCGCGACGGCCGGTTGCTCAGGACGGGGCGGCTGCGGAACGGGCGGCGGCTGGGGCTGCGCCATCGGGGGCAAGGGGGCCGGCGGCGGCGGGATTGGCGAGGGGGGCGGCGGCAGCGGCAAGGCCTGCTGGATCGGCGGCAGGGCCGGCTGCGAGGGCACCGGGGGGGCATTCGGCGGGGGCGGCACCTCCGCCTGATTGGGCGGGGTGGGCGGCTGCGGCGGGGTTTCGATGCCGTCCACCGGCTCGGCCATGGGCTGTTCCGGCTGGCCGCTCTCGAAGACGATATCGAAGCTTGGCGGGGGCATTTGCTCGGGGGGGCGCTGCCGCGGCTCCGGCCAGAAGAAGAACAGCGCCGCGATCAGCAGATGCGCCGCGATGGACCCCAGCCAGAAGCCCGGAAATCCGAAGATCGGCCTGGTCGGCTCGGGCGCACGCCAGCGCGCGCGCGGCGGGCTTGGGCGCCAGCTGGGGGGTTGGGGTTCCCGGCGCGCGGCCACGCGCCGCCGCGCGCCGAAGCGCGTGCGGGGACGCAAGCGAGGGGGGGCTGGATTCGCGCGGGTCACGCGGTTCGGCCGAACATTCCCCCGCCATAACGCAACTTCCCCGCGTCGGGAAACGCTGCCGGGTGACAAATCGTGCCTATCTGAGCGAAAGACAGCCCGGAACCCGCCCCATGCGCATCACCCGCCGCCCTCTCCTGACCAGCTTCCTCGCGGCCCCCGGCCTTGCCGCGGCGCAAGCCGCCGGGGACGTGTTTCAAAGCGAGAAAGGCGCGTTCCGGCTGCGCACCCTGACCGCCGAGCTGGAGAATCCCTGGGGCGGCGGCTTCCTGCCGGATGGCCGCCTGCTGGTGAGCGAGAGGCCGGGCCGGGCGCGGCTGATGTCCCCCGATGGCAGGCTCTCCCCACCCCTGGCCGGGCTGCCGGAGGTGGTGGCAGAGGGCCAGGGCGGGCTGCTCGACCTGCAGCCCGCGCCCGATTTCGCCACCAGCGCCGAAATCTTCTTCACCGCTGCCACATGGGTGGAAGGCGGCGTGCTGACGCGACTGTCCTGCGCGCGCCTCACGCCCCGCGGGATCGAAGGGGTGCGCCCCGTGCTGGATGCCGCACCCGCCCAGCCGCGCGGCCGGCTGCATTATGGCGGGCGCCTCGCTTTCTCGCCCGATGGCGCGCATCTCTTTCTGACCACGGGCGAGCGCAATGAAAACCGCGAACGCGCGCAGAAGCTGAACGACCTGGCCGGCAAGGTGATCCGCCTGACGCGCCAGGGAGAAATCCCGCGCGACAACCCCTTCTTCGGGCGCGAGGGGCTGCGCGGGGAGATCTTCACCTATGGCCATCGCAACCCGCAGGGCATCGCCTTCAACCCGGCGACGGGCGGGCTCCTCGTCGCGGAATTGGGCCCGCGCGGCGGCGATGAGCTGAACCTGATCCAGCCCGGCCGGAATTTCGGCTGGCCCGAAGTGTCCTATGGGCGCGAATATTCCGGCCGGCAGATCGCCGGCGGCCGCACCTCCGGCCCCGGAATCACCGAGCCCCTGCGCCACTGGGCCCCTTCGGTCAGCCCCTCGGGCATCCAGTTCGCCCCGGTCCATGCCCAGCCGCTGTGGCGTGGGGCGCTTTATGTCGCCTGCCTGAACACGCCCGGCCTGCTTCGCCTGCAAATGGACGGTGATCGGGTGGTGAGCGAGGAACGGCTGCTCTGGGGGCGCGCCCGGCTGCGCCAGGTGCTGTTCGCGCCCGATGGGGGATTGCTGCTGCTGACCGATGAATCGCGCGGGCGGGTGCTGCGGCTGGATGCGGCCTGAGGAGGCGCCGCATCACGGACCCTGGTTCAGCCCCTCCCGCAGGGCGCGGCCTTCGGCACCCGCGGGGTCAATCAGCCCCTCCCGCAGGAACAGGTCCATCAGCACCAGGTTGACGTTGAACTTGATGCTTTCAGTCTCCCGCAGCGCCTCCAGCAGGCGCGGCGCCGGCCAGAGCTCGAAGCGCTCCACCTCGTCATCATGGGGCTCGGGCGTGAAGCTCTCGGGCAGATCGAGGTCGAAGACGTGCAGCACATCCCGCCGCAGGCCTTCCTCGCCCGTGAAAATGTAGGAGAGGCGGCCGGTCCGCTTCGCCTGGGCGGCCAGTTCGGGCGGCAGGGAGGCTTCTTCCTCCGCCTCCTTCAACAGGGTCTCCTCGGCGGAGAGCCCGGCCGGTATGCCGCCGGCGACCAGGTTATCCAGCGCGCCCGGCGCCACCGCCTTGTTGCGTGCCCGCACCCCGACCCAGATGTGCAGCCCATCGGCGCGGCGCACCAGGCCGTTCAGATGGACACCCTGGCCGATCACCCCGAATTGCGGAATCATCCCGCGGTCCAGCGTGCCCAGCACCGGCCCTTCCGCCGCTGCGCGGATATCGAACAACTCGCCGCGCAGGCGGCCGAAGCCCTGCCGCGCCAGGCTCTGCGCGGCGGAGGCCAGTGCATCGCTGCGCTGGCCCGCGCTGCGCAGCCGTCCGGCCATGGCCACGCCGCGGCCCTCGAAATGGAAATCGCGCGGCAGGAAGGTCAGCGCCCGGGCAAGCTCGGGCGAGACCCAGCCCACCTGCTGCGCGCCGAAGTGGAACGGCAGGAGGTGCGCGGGGGAGGGCGCATTGTTGCAGGCCTCGATATGGCGGGAGAGGGGTTTGCTCATGCCCGGCATGTGGCAGGGACGGCGCCCCACGGGAAGAGAGGCTTCGCGGGGGCCAGTGGTTCCCAAATCCCGCGCCACGCGCCACATGACAGGAATGAGCGCGAAAACCACGAATCACGGCCGGACCCTGCGGACCATCCTCCCCTACCTCTGGCCGGAGGGGGAGGACGGGCTGAAGATCCGCGTGGTGATCGCGGTGGTCTGCCTGGTCGCGGCCAAGGCGGCCAATGTGCTGGTGCCGATTGCCTATGCGCGGGCGGTGGATGCGCTGGCGCCCAAGGCCGGCGTGGGAGCCATGCTGGCCATCCCCGTAGCGCTGGTCATCGGCTACGGGCTGCTGCGCGTCATGTCCTCGGCCCTGGCGGAACTGCGCAACGCGGTCTTCGCCAAGGTGCAGGCGCGCGCGGCGCGGCGCGTGGCGCTGAGTGTCTTCGAGCATATGCACGCGCTCTCCATGCGCTTTCACATGGACCGCTCGACCGGGGGGCTGAGCCGCGTGATCGAGCGCGGCACGCGTGGCATCGCCATCGTGCTGAATTTCATGCTGTTCAACATCCTGCCGACGATCGTGGAGATCTTCCTCGTCGCGGCCATCCTGTGGTGGTTTTTCGCGCTGTCCTTCGCGCTGACGGTGCTGATCACGATCGGCGGGTACATCGCCTTCACGCTGATCTTCACCAATTGGCGCCTCGCGTTCCGCCGCGTGATGAACGACACCGACCAGGAGGCCAACACCAAGGCGGTGGACAGCCTGCTGAACTACGAGACGGTGAAATACTTCAACAATGAGCGGCACGAGGCCCGCCGCTACGACGAGAGCCTGACGCGCTATGAGGCCGCCTATGTGCGCTCGGAAACCACGCTCAACATGCTCAATGCCGGCCAGGCGGCGATCATGGCGGCGGGGCTGACCATCGTCATGCTGCTGGCCGGGCGGGGCATCGCGGGCGGCACGATGAGTGTCGGCGATTTCGTCATGGTGAATGCCTATCTCATCCAGCTGTATCTGCCGCTGAACATCCTGGGTTTCGCCTATCGCGAGATCAAGCAGGGCCTGACCGACATGGAGGAGATGTTCCTCCTGCTCGATGTGCCGCGCGAAATCGCCGATGCGCCCAATGCCGCCCCGCTGGTCGTTGCCTCCGGCGCGGTCGCCTTTCGGGACGTGCATTTCGCCTATCGGCCGGACCGCGAGATCCTCAAGGGCATCAGCTTCGAGGTCCCGCCCGGGCGCATGCTGGCCATTGTGGGGCCGACGGGTGCCGGCAAATCCACCATCTCCCGCCTGCTGTTCCGCTTTTATGACGTGACCGGCGGCGCGGTGCTGATTGACGGCCAGGATCTGCGCCAGGTGACGCAGGACAGCCTGCGCCAGGCCATCGGCGTGGTGCCGCAGGATACGGTGCTGTTCAACGACACCATCCGCTACAACATCGCCTATGGCCGGCCTGACGCGACCGAGGAAGAGGTAGTGCAGGCGGCGAAACTCGCCCAGGTGCATGATTTCGTGCTCAAGCTGCCCGATGGCTACAAGACGCGCGTGGGCGAGCGCGGGCTGAAACTCTCGGGCGGCGAGAAGCAGCGCGTGGCGATTGCGCGCACCATCCTCAAGAACCCGCGCATCCTGATCCTGGACGAAGCCACCAGCGCGCTGGATACCCGCACCGAGCAGGAGATCCAGGCCTCCCTGCGCGATGTCTCGCGCGGGCGGACCACGCTGGTCATCGCGCACCGGCTTTCCACCGTGGTGGAGGCGGATGAGATCATGGTGCTGGAGGATGGCCGCATCGCCGAACGCGGCACCCATGGCGCGCTGATCGCGGCCGATGGGCTCTACGCCGAGATGTGGCGGCGCCAATCCGAGGCGGTGGCCGCGGCGGAAGCCGCGGCACTCGCCCAGGCCCAGGCGCAATTCGGCAGCGGATTGAGCGCGCGCAAGGCGGAAGAGGGCGCGCGCGGGTAAAATGCGCCCCGCTCCGCGCATCCTCCCGATGCGCGGATGGCTGGGGTGCTGGGCATGCGGCAATCGAAGGCGAGGGCGTCGTGATGCGGCCCCTCTGGCTGTTCATCCGACAGAACCCTTTGCTCTGGCTTCTGGTCTTCGTGCCCGCCGTGCTGCTGGCCGAGCATCTCCGGCCCGAGGCGGCGACGCTGCTCTTTATCCTGGCCGTGCTGGCGATCATCCCGCTGGCCGCCTTGCTGAGTCGCGCGACCGAGGCGGTGGCAGCCCGGACCGGCGATACCGTGGGCGGGCTGCTGAACGCCACGCTGGGCAACCTGACTGAGCTGGTGATCGCCATGACCGCCTTGGCGGCGGGCGAGTACATGCTGGTCAAGGCCTCCATCGCCGGCGCCATCGTCACCAACACGCTGTTCATGCTGGGCGCTTCCCTCCTGCTGGGCGGGCTGCGGCACCATACGCAGAGCTTCCAGATCGCCGGCGCCAGGCTGCAGGCCAGCCAGTTGTTCCTCGCCACCATCGCGCTGCTGGTGCCGTCCAGCGTGGTGGCCTTCCGGAGTGACGATGGGGGTGCGGGGCTGCAGGATCTCAGCCTGCTGCTGGCGGTCCTGCTGATCGGCATCTACGGGCTCGGCCTCGTTTTCTCGCTGAGGACGCATCGGGAGATCTTCCAGGGCGCGGATCATGCGGCGGTGGATGAGGATTGGCCCATCAGCCTTGCGATGGGGACCCTGGCCTGCGTGACGCTCCTGGTCGCATGGGTGAGTGAAATCTTCGTGGGCTCGGTCCAGGAAGCGGCGGCAGGCATGGGCATGTCCGATGCCTTTGTCGGCTTCGTGGTCGTGTCGCTGGTGGGCGGGGCCGCGGAAATGACCTCCGCCTTCTCGGCCGCGCGCAAGAACCGGCTGGATCTGAGCATCGGCATCGCGCTGGGCAGCGCCTCGCAGATCGCGCTCTTTGTGGCGCCGATGCTGGTGCTGGCGAGCTACGTCATCGGCCCGAGCCCGATGGATCTGCATTTCTGGATGGGGGCCGTGATCATGATCATGCTCTCCACCCTGACCGCGCTGATCATCTGCGGGGGTGGCCGGACCGCCTGGTTCAGCGGGGCGCTCGTGCTGGGGGTGTATTTCACCTTCGCGGCGGCGCTGTATCTGGTGCCGCCAGGCCCGGCGGATCGCGGGGCGGCGTCATCGGGGTCAGGCGTCACGGCGCATCGCTGAGCCTGGTTTCATGGCCCCCGTCCTGGCCAAAGGCGCCCGGGATGACACAGCCTTAAGCTTTGGCCTCTTTCCTGGTCACGCCGGCGGCCCCATCTGCCTGATCTGATTTGGAGTGGCCGGAAGATGCAAGCTGCGGATGGAGATGCGCCCGAGGATCTGAGCCATGCGGGCTCGGTCGTGGACAAGGCGATCGAGTACATGCTGGAGCAGCAGATCGCGCCCATCTCGGCGGCGTCCGCCTTGTTGGGCGGGGCGCTGGGCCTGCTTTCGCGCAGCATGGATGATCGCTCCATCGCGGGTGTGCTGCGCCAGGCGCTGGCCAGCGTGGAGGCCGGCGAATTGCGCCAATTGCCGACGCTGCCGAAGGGCTGAGCCACGCGGCCGGCGCTTGACTCTGCTCCAGGCCTGCCGCATACGCCGGCCTCCGATTTACATCCGCGCCGGGAGTCCCGTGCGCGCTCAGTTTGCAGGATCATCACCATGGCTCGCCGCTGCGGCATCACCGGCAAGGGCGTTATGTCTGGCAACAATGTCAGCCACGCGAACAACAAGACCCGCCGGCGCTTCCTGCCCAACCTGCAGGAAACCTCGTTCTACTCGGATGTGCTGGCGGTTTCGATCCAGCTGCGCCTGACGACGAATGGCATCCGCACCATTGAACATAATGGCGGCATTGACGCCTTCCTGATGACCACCAAGCCGCGCAACCTGCCGCCCGAGGCGCTGGTCCTGAAGCGCCGCATCCTGCGCGCCCAGGCCAAGAAGGCCGCGGCCTGAGCCACGCTTCGAGAATGCCCGGCAACGGGCATTCTCCTTCGGCTAGGGGCGCGGCCGGGCAACTCGCCCGCGAAGCGCCCATTCGTTCCGTGCGAATCGCAGCGCCGCCGTGTCGCGGCTGACTTGCTCCTGCCCGCTCGCTGGCCGGTTGGGCCTTGGTGGGATTCATCTGAGCCCCCTGACATCTCGGTAAAACAACGAGTTACGCTCTGATGCTCTGGCTCTGCCCGAGGGCGCAATGTTTTATTGGGACTCGTGCCAATCTGGCATTTACTCGGCGTTAACCGTTTCCCGGCCAGAATCGGCCCATGACGATAGACCCCCTCCACACACTCCTCGCCCTCCTCGCCGTCGTGGCCGGGCTTGCCGCCACCCTCGCGACGATGCGCCTGCCCCGCCTGGTAGCGGAGGCCGCCAGGCAGCGTGACCTGGCCGAGGCCCGCGCCCGCAGCTTCGGCCTCCTCTCGCGCGATCTTAACAGCCTCGGCCTGGCGCTTCTGGGCCGCGCCCAGGTGCTCGCCACGGATGCGCGGGAGACTGGCCGCGCCTTTGAAGGCGAGGCACGCAATCTGCTCGCCCTGGCCGATGCCGCCGCCGAGGAAGCGGCCGGCGTTGTCCCGGGCCGCGGCCTGAACGAGGAGCGATTCCCCCTCGCTCCCATCCTGCGCGAGGCTGTCGCCATCGCCGGCGCCCAATTGGGGCCGGGCAAGCGGCATTGGCGCATCGCGCCGGCCATCGAGAACCTGGCCGTCACCGCGGATCGGCGGGCGCTGCGCGGCGCTTTGGTCCAGGTCCTGGGCCGCGCCGCCCGCGCCACCTGCGAGGCGGATGTGATTGATATCCGTGCCGATCTGCGGCCGCACGCCGCCTCCATCGTCATCGAGGATGAAGGGGTGGGCCTTGCCATCGAGGATCTGGCGCCCGCCGCGCATGACGGCGCGGCCGATCGCTCGCGCGGGCTGGGCTTCGGCCTCTCACTCGCGCGCTCCCTGCTGCGCGCGCATGGCGGGGAATTGGTGATCGAGGCAGCGCCCGGGATCGGCGCACGGGCATTCCTGTCCCTCCCGCCCGAGCGGATGGCAGCGAATTTGGGGTGAGGCCTCTGGGATTGCCTCAACCAAGCGAAAGAGCACGCTGCCATCGCCGGATACAGGCGCGGCCCTGGGGCTGAATTGCCGGCGGGATCATCGCGCATGCGGCCGGTGGTCGTTCAGCTCACCGGGGCGGTCGGGTGCCCCATGCGGTGGCGGCTCCGCCCACGCTTTCGCCAATAAGGACCCGATCTCCCTGACAGGCGAGAGCAACCCGGCGTCCCTCCCATCCATGCGCCGGGATCGCGGGGCAGTGCCGGCGGTACCCAGCTGCGATCCGTCATCATGAGCCGGCCCGAGCTTGGGCTTGCGGCAGCATCACGCGGCAAATCGCTGCAAGCCAGGACCCGCGTCGGGCCGGGGGTCGGGCTGACCGCATGGAACATCCGCCGCGCCATGCTCCCAGCGCAACTTGCGGCAAATCAACGTGCGTTGGATGCTCATGTCATATGATCCCAATGACATGGTGCTTGGCCCGCCTTGCAACCTCTCGAAAAACCGGAACTGAGAGAAAGGTCCAGACCCGGATGAGCGATCGGCGCCTAGGATCGGGCAGCCTCCACGCCACGCGGCGCGGATCCGCGCCTGTGCTCCCAAGCCGACGGGCGCTGCTTGCCGTTCCGGCCCTCCTGGCGGGACCAGCCTGGGGGCAGGAGGGGGATGGCTCCCTTACGCGGGTGGCGCGCAGCGGCGTGTTGCGCGTCAGCATCGGCTTCTGGGCGGCCGAGCTTCTGGCGCAGGAAAATGGCGGTACAGCGCGCCTGCGGGATGGCTTCCATGAGGGCATGGCCCTGCTGATCGCTGAGCGGCTGGGCATCCGCGCGGCTCTCCAGACGGAGCAGGCCCCGGGTGACGGCCGGCGCGGATTGCTCGCGGGGGAGGTAGACCTTCTCCTCGCACCGCCGCTCACCAGGGAGTTATTGCGGGACGTCATGTTCTGCACACCGCATCTTTCACTGGACCTGGTGCTGCTCGGCCGTGGCCAGGGGGGCAGCTATCGCGACCGCGCAAACCTCCAGAGCCAGAGGTTGGCGACGCTCACGGTCCTCGCTCCCGCCATCGCGGAACGGCGAACCCTCAGTGACCTGCCTGACTTGCTGCCCGTCTCCGACCCCTGGCTGCTGGCGCAGTACCTGCTGCAAGGCCTGGTGGATGGCGTCATCGTGACCAATGTGATGGCCCGGTTGATGATGCGCCGCTTTCCCGGCGCCGGGCTGCGCGCTCAATTCGCGCTGACAAGCAGCCCCTTTGGCGGCGCCGTGGCCTATGGCGCCCATGACCTGATGCGGGCGTTGAACCAGATCATCGAGGAGCTCCAGCTGGATGGCAGCCTGCCCAGCTTGTTCCGCCAGGAAACCGGGCTGACCCTCACTCCTCCCTTCCCAAGCTGAGGCCTGATGTCGCTCCCCCCCCTGCCTGCCATGCCGCGCCGCGCCCTTCTCGGCACCGGGCTGGCCACGGCGCTCACCGCCCCCGCGACAGCCCAGCCGACAGATCCGCAGACGGTGAATTTCGTCAGCTGGACAGCCACCGAAAGCACGCAGGCCGCCATCCGGGAGCAGATCGCCACCTTCATGACGGCGACTGGCCTGCGCGTGGCGCATCAGCACTTTCCCTGGAGCGGCTATCGCACGGCCTTGCTCGCGCGGATGCTGAATGAAGGCCCGGCCGATGTGATCTGGCTGTCCGATGCCTGGCTGCCCGAATTCGCCGAGGCCGGCTGGGTAAGCCCGATCAACGACATCCCGGCCCTCACCCGCTTCAACCCGGACACGCGCCTTGTGTGCCAACGCGGCGTGAGCTTCCGCGGGCAGCAATACGGCCTTGGCTACTACACCGACAACATGTGCTTCCTTTACAATCAGCGGATGCTGGAGCGCGCCGGCTTCGCCGAACCGCCAAAAACCTGGAATGAGGTGGTGCAGCAGGCGCAGGTGATCCGGCAGCGCGGCCTTTCCGCATCGCCGCTCGGCCTGGCCCTCGCGCCCGACCCCTGGCTGATCGAAATCATCTCCACCCTGGTTTTCAGCTTCGGCGGAGCATTCATCGGGCCGACAGGCGAAGCGGTGATGGCAGACCAGCCGCAGACCCGCGCGGCGCTGCAATTCCTGCTGCACATGATCCGGCATGAGCGGATCGTGGCGCCCGACGCGGTCAAGGTCAGCGAGGATGAGATGCTGGAGGCTTTCGGCCAGGGCCGGCACGCCTTCGCCATCCTGCCGAGCTACCGTTTGCGCAGCCTGAACAACCCCGCCCAGTTTGCCGAGGCGGGCAGCTTCCGGGTGGCGCTGATGCCCAATGGCGGCGATGCGCAGCGCCATGAAACCTGCGGCTGGGTGCGGATGTATGCGCTCACCTCGGCCGCTGCCTCCAATCTGCAAAGACTGCGCAACGCCGTGACCTTCCTGGAAGCCTTCGGCGGCAGGGACCAGACCGGCCAATACGCCATGGCCAAGCGCCTGCTCCTGTACGCCGGCCTGCCCTTCTGCCCCACGCCGCTCTACACCGACCCTGAGGTGAATGACTACGTGACGGAATGGAGCCGCGGCAGCAGCGAAATCCTGCGCAGCCAGCTGGACTCGGTTCGCAACAAGGACACCATCTCGCCCTGGTTCGGCAATTGGCAGGCCCTGACCGATCCGCTCTGGCCGGCCATTTGCCTGGGCACCCTCGCTCCGGAGGCGGCGCTGGGCCTGGCTGCGGAAGCCTGGTCCCGCCTGCAACGCACGAGGAACTGAGCCGTGCAGCGCCGCCCCCTGACGCGCCGGACGCTGCTTGCCGCCCTGGCCGGCTTGCCCCTGGCAGCGGCGCGCCCCGCCGATGCGGCACCCGATGGTTCGTTGCGGCGGGTGCTGCAAGCCGGTGTGCTGCGGATGGGCGTGCAGATCGAGGGCACCGCGGCGGCCAGCCTCTCTGCGGGTGGCGTGCCGCAGGGCTATCTGCCCGCCCTGGGGCGGCGCATCGCCTCGGGCCTGGGCGTCCGGGCGGAGTTCGTGCAGGTGCCACGCGGCGAGATGCTGGATCTGCTGGTGGCAGGTCGTTTCGATCTGGCCTTGGGCGGCGTCATTGCCGGGGCCCGGGCCGCGCTACGCAGCCTGCTGAGTGATCCCATCATGTATTTCCAGCTCCTCGCGCTGACCCCGCAAGAGCTGGTTGTCAGGGGGCCGATGGATTTGCGCGGGCTGCGCATCGCCGTGCTGGAGGGGCGCTCCTTTGCCGCGGCGATCCGGCAGGCCGGGGTGGTGGAGGCTGGCATCGCCACCGTGCCCAGCTGGGAAAAGGCGGCTCAGGCCCTGGCCCTGGGCGAAATTCAGGTCGCCATCGTCCCTGACCACCACGCGGTCGAAATCCAGCGCGCCGCGCCAACCATGACGCCGCGCTTCGCTCTCGGGGAGTTCCGGCATTGCTGCCACCTGAACAACGGGGAGCATGATCTGCTGCGCGCCCTGAACGTCCTCCTCTATCTGCTCCGGCAGGAGGGGGAGTTGCCCGAACTGCACCGCGCCTTTTTTGGCCGCGACATCACCGTGCGGCGGACGCTGTGACGGCCTTGCGCCATGGGCGGCGGCAGCTTTTGGCCCTGGCGGGCAGCCTGCTGCCGCTCAGTGCGCGCGCGGCCGCACCGGGGAACATCCTGCGGCGCGCGGTCGAAGCCGGCGTCATTCGCGTGGGCGTCTGGCTGGATGCCCCGCCCTGGGGGGGCTTCGACGCGGATGGCAGGCCGGATGGATCCGAAGTCGCACTGGCGCGCCTGCTGGCGCAGGATATGGGGCTGCGCCTCCAGCTGATCCGCCTGCAGGGGCATGAGCGTGTCGCGGCACTGCTCGAGGATCGCTGCGATGTGCTGGCGGCAGCCTTGCCGCTGATCGGCAGCACCTGGCAGCGCGTCGCCTTCACCGCCCCCCATGGCCGGGTGTCGGTGGTGCTGGCCGCGCCCTCGCGCCTGCGGCTGAACAGCATGGACGACCTGGCGGGCAAGCGCGTCGCCATGCCGGCCGGCACCTTTGCCGCCGATGTTGCCCATGCGCGGCTGCCGCCCGGCAGCATCGCCCTCTTTACTCCCAGCCTCGCCCGGACCCTCGAATCCCTGCTGCTGGGCGAGGCGGATGTGGCGGTCACCTATGACTGGCAATTGCGTGACCTGCGCCTCGTCCGCGCCGACCTCGACATCATGCCGCAACTGACCCTGCAGTCCTGGAATTACGGGCTGGCCACCCAGCTGGGCCAGCCTGATCTCATGCGCTTCCTGAACACCCTCCTCTTTCTGCGCGCCGCAGATGGCTCCCTCGCGGAGATCTACGCGCGGTATTTCGGCGCGCTGATCCCCGAGGGGCTGCGCTTTCGCTGAAGCATTGCCGTTCAGCGATGGGCGGGGGTGCTCAGCGAAAGATCCTGCCACGCGATTCTGGCCTGCAGCACCAATGCCGCCGCGTAATAGTCCTGGGCGGAACCGACGCTGGGCATCCGGGAGATGGTTCCCTGCCCGGCCTGCGCCGCGGCGGCGAGCCGCGCCACAGCAACCATGCCCGGCGGTGCCGGATAGCCAGGCACGACATTGGTCATCAGATCAATCCAGGCTGGCATGCTGCGCCGTTCCTCGCTCAACCAGAATGAGAGGGCGGCCGCCACCGCGGGCTCACCCGTATGGCCCGCCCAGCAGAGATTCAGCGGGATGCGCACGGCATCGAAAGAAAAGCGCATGGGCCAGCCCCGCGCCATCACCGGCCGCCCCCCATCCCGCGGCAATTCGAGCCAGTCCGGCGGCAGTCCATACATGCCAAAGCGGCTGTCCCGGATCAGCGCGAGGCCATCCGTCTCCAGCCGCGGCCAGGCGGGATCCGGCACATGGCGGCTGATCGCGCGCAACGCGGCGAAGGCATAATAGGAGAGGTTGATGACGATGCGCTGCGGGCTCTGGAAGCCATAGGCGCCCGGCAGCAGCACCCAGCGCGATCCCACATTGACCACGCAGCGCCGCAGGAGATCCCGCCCGATGGCCTGGCCGAGGCGCAGGTAGGTCGGGTTTCGCCATTGCTCCGCGGCCAGCAGCAGCGCCCAGGCGATGAAGATGTCGCCATCGCTCGCATTGTTCAGGTCGGTGACATTGGGGCTGGTGGAAGGGTCCCAGCGCCA from Sediminicoccus sp. KRV36 encodes the following:
- a CDS encoding sensor histidine kinase, translating into MTIDPLHTLLALLAVVAGLAATLATMRLPRLVAEAARQRDLAEARARSFGLLSRDLNSLGLALLGRAQVLATDARETGRAFEGEARNLLALADAAAEEAAGVVPGRGLNEERFPLAPILREAVAIAGAQLGPGKRHWRIAPAIENLAVTADRRALRGALVQVLGRAARATCEADVIDIRADLRPHAASIVIEDEGVGLAIEDLAPAAHDGAADRSRGLGFGLSLARSLLRAHGGELVIEAAPGIGARAFLSLPPERMAANLG
- a CDS encoding transporter substrate-binding domain-containing protein, with the translated sequence MLPSRRALLAVPALLAGPAWGQEGDGSLTRVARSGVLRVSIGFWAAELLAQENGGTARLRDGFHEGMALLIAERLGIRAALQTEQAPGDGRRGLLAGEVDLLLAPPLTRELLRDVMFCTPHLSLDLVLLGRGQGGSYRDRANLQSQRLATLTVLAPAIAERRTLSDLPDLLPVSDPWLLAQYLLQGLVDGVIVTNVMARLMMRRFPGAGLRAQFALTSSPFGGAVAYGAHDLMRALNQIIEELQLDGSLPSLFRQETGLTLTPPFPS
- a CDS encoding extracellular solute-binding protein, whose translation is MSLPPLPAMPRRALLGTGLATALTAPATAQPTDPQTVNFVSWTATESTQAAIREQIATFMTATGLRVAHQHFPWSGYRTALLARMLNEGPADVIWLSDAWLPEFAEAGWVSPINDIPALTRFNPDTRLVCQRGVSFRGQQYGLGYYTDNMCFLYNQRMLERAGFAEPPKTWNEVVQQAQVIRQRGLSASPLGLALAPDPWLIEIISTLVFSFGGAFIGPTGEAVMADQPQTRAALQFLLHMIRHERIVAPDAVKVSEDEMLEAFGQGRHAFAILPSYRLRSLNNPAQFAEAGSFRVALMPNGGDAQRHETCGWVRMYALTSAAASNLQRLRNAVTFLEAFGGRDQTGQYAMAKRLLLYAGLPFCPTPLYTDPEVNDYVTEWSRGSSEILRSQLDSVRNKDTISPWFGNWQALTDPLWPAICLGTLAPEAALGLAAEAWSRLQRTRN
- a CDS encoding transporter substrate-binding domain-containing protein: MQRRPLTRRTLLAALAGLPLAAARPADAAPDGSLRRVLQAGVLRMGVQIEGTAAASLSAGGVPQGYLPALGRRIASGLGVRAEFVQVPRGEMLDLLVAGRFDLALGGVIAGARAALRSLLSDPIMYFQLLALTPQELVVRGPMDLRGLRIAVLEGRSFAAAIRQAGVVEAGIATVPSWEKAAQALALGEIQVAIVPDHHAVEIQRAAPTMTPRFALGEFRHCCHLNNGEHDLLRALNVLLYLLRQEGELPELHRAFFGRDITVRRTL
- a CDS encoding transporter substrate-binding domain-containing protein, with amino-acid sequence MTALRHGRRQLLALAGSLLPLSARAAAPGNILRRAVEAGVIRVGVWLDAPPWGGFDADGRPDGSEVALARLLAQDMGLRLQLIRLQGHERVAALLEDRCDVLAAALPLIGSTWQRVAFTAPHGRVSVVLAAPSRLRLNSMDDLAGKRVAMPAGTFAADVAHARLPPGSIALFTPSLARTLESLLLGEADVAVTYDWQLRDLRLVRADLDIMPQLTLQSWNYGLATQLGQPDLMRFLNTLLFLRAADGSLAEIYARYFGALIPEGLRFR
- a CDS encoding glycosyl hydrolase family 8 — protein: MAQPAPGNAQAPFQQDWVAFQRRFVTPEGRITDNGNRNISHSEGQGYGLLGALRANDQPSFDLILGWTMANLRRSTDALFAWRWDPSTSPNVTDLNNASDGDIFIAWALLLAAEQWRNPTYLRLGQAIGRDLLRRCVVNVGSRWVLLPGAYGFQSPQRIVINLSYYAFAALRAISRHVPDPAWPRLETDGLALIRDSRFGMYGLPPDWLELPRDGGRPVMARGWPMRFSFDAVRIPLNLCWAGHTGEPAVAAALSFWLSEERRSMPAWIDLMTNVVPGYPAPPGMVAVARLAAAAQAGQGTISRMPSVGSAQDYYAAALVLQARIAWQDLSLSTPAHR